The Crocosphaera subtropica ATCC 51142 genome includes a window with the following:
- a CDS encoding peptidylprolyl isomerase: MVNKNSENDHLSSSLKLMKLKQSFWSDVRSRLEHWCKKTIVAMIVVTLSINLCGATWSQFGTDSVLISVLAQGNAITDPEAILRYALPIENEPIRKVQDAIEDISNHLRGKRWPPIAKDVKTASFVLTLRSDEILEGVPGDRQFQAETILEDIKTGVRELQEAVENKDKEQVWIKRRNVLDNIGEIETLMVEGFPFEIPEEYADLPQLKGRATVEIETTKGNLTIVVDGYNAPVNGGNFVDLVQRGFYDGLSFIDLEDSFAIQTGDPPGKEEGFIDPETGEYRAIPLEVRVKEDEEPIYGATLEEMGIYLPDLVLPFNAYGAVALARPSLDPNGGSSQFFFFKFDSELTPPGFNLMDGRYSVFGYLVDGKEVLENLTKKDKIISAQVIDGLDNLVKPKNS, from the coding sequence ATGGTAAATAAAAACAGTGAAAATGATCATTTATCCTCATCCTTAAAGTTAATGAAATTAAAACAAAGTTTTTGGTCTGATGTGCGATCCCGACTGGAACATTGGTGCAAAAAAACCATTGTCGCTATGATCGTAGTGACCTTGTCTATCAATTTATGTGGGGCAACATGGAGTCAATTCGGTACAGATTCTGTGTTAATTAGCGTTTTAGCCCAAGGAAATGCTATTACCGACCCCGAAGCTATTTTACGGTACGCCTTACCCATTGAGAACGAACCGATCCGCAAAGTTCAAGATGCGATCGAAGATATTTCCAATCATCTCAGAGGAAAACGATGGCCACCCATCGCCAAAGATGTCAAAACCGCCTCCTTTGTACTGACCCTACGCAGTGATGAAATTCTTGAGGGGGTTCCTGGCGATCGCCAATTCCAAGCAGAAACTATTTTAGAGGATATCAAAACAGGGGTCAGGGAACTGCAAGAAGCCGTTGAAAACAAAGATAAAGAGCAAGTTTGGATTAAAAGACGGAATGTTCTCGATAACATTGGCGAAATTGAAACCTTAATGGTGGAAGGCTTTCCCTTTGAAATTCCCGAAGAATACGCCGATCTACCCCAGTTGAAAGGACGGGCTACCGTCGAAATAGAAACCACTAAAGGAAACCTCACCATTGTGGTTGACGGTTATAATGCCCCAGTCAACGGAGGCAACTTTGTGGACTTGGTTCAACGGGGTTTCTATGATGGTTTATCCTTTATCGATCTAGAAGACAGTTTTGCCATACAAACCGGCGATCCCCCAGGGAAAGAAGAAGGATTTATTGACCCAGAAACAGGGGAATATCGTGCTATTCCTTTAGAAGTACGAGTTAAAGAGGATGAAGAACCCATTTATGGGGCTACTCTAGAAGAAATGGGTATTTATTTGCCTGATTTAGTGCTTCCTTTTAATGCTTATGGGGCTGTTGCTTTAGCTCGTCCCAGTTTAGATCCCAATGGAGGATCATCGCAATTTTTCTTCTTTAAATTTGACAGCGAATTAACCCCCCCTGGCTTCAATTTAATGGATGGTCGTTATTCTGTGTTTGGTTATCTGGTTGATGGAAAAGAAGTGTTAGAAAACCTCACCAAAAAAGATAAAATTATTTCAGCCCAAGTGATCGATGGCCTTGATAATTTAGTGAAGCCTAAAAATAGTTAA